In Bradyrhizobium sp. 1(2017), one DNA window encodes the following:
- a CDS encoding PAS domain-containing hybrid sensor histidine kinase/response regulator produces the protein MLHDWGVIAAAFGYIGFLFLVASHGDRRSAAGPRRASGLIYPLSLAIYCTSWTFFGSVGFATRTSTDFLAIYVGPILMIGLGAGVLRRVIQLAKAHNITSIADFIGARYGKSQAVAATVALIAIIGSVPYIALQLKAVASSLGTILSEDQAFSHIPILGDMALMVTLAMAAFAVLFGTRQTDATEHQHGLMLAVATESIIKLVAFLAAGIFVTFWMFSPNELIERAMKTPEAVRAINYSPSIGNFLTMTLLSLCAIMLLPRQFHVSVVENSSDAEVGRARWLFPLYLVAINLFVIPIALAGLVTFPFGAADPDMYVLALPMEGGADLLSVAIFVGGLSAATAMVIVECVALSIMVSNDLVVPLVLQRRPEGRTGGADFSDFLLRSRRLAIFAIMVMAYFYYRALGNTQLAAIGLLSFAAIAQLAPSFFGGLLWRRATARGAIGGMLVGFAVWLYTLFLPSFMDTSTSGILWLQHGPFGIEALRPQALFGADLPPLMHGVIWSLALNILTYVLLSLARRPSSIELVQADLFVPNTLAPISPSFRRWRTTVTVQDIQTTVAQYLGPDRARHSFEAFSARRNVRLESGAPADFELLQHAEHLIASSIGAASSRLVMSLLLRKRTVSAKAALKLLDDSHAALHFNREILQTALNHVRQGIAVFDADLQLICSNRQFGDLLNVPPHFIAFGTPLREILEFIGVGDPDDPFEREAMLERRLAAYTTDSEPYLERLPDRHMVIEVLTNHMPGGGFVITFTDVTPTFEAAEALERANATLEKRVRDRTEELTRLNSELALAKSTAEDASISKTRFLAAASHDILQPLNAARLYVTSLVERQHNGEETRLVENIDESLQAIEEILGALLDISRLDAGAMTTSTSSFKMADLMRSLEIEFAPIARAKGLELTFVPCSLPVESDRLLLRRLLQNLISNAIKYTPRGRVLVGCRRQGPSLKICVYDTGVGIPPVKRGEIFKEFHRLEQGARIARGLGLGLSIVERLARVLKHGIAIDGNRSGGSVFSVTVPTAKAITHTAAVTSATPLARTPISGALIVCIENDAAILDGMRTLLKAWDAEVIAVADPEGAIAAIETAGRSVTGLLVDYHLDRGNGIAAIRDIRRRFGDGIPAILITADRSPAVQLAARDEKVAVLNKPLKPASLRALLGQWRTQQMVAAE, from the coding sequence ATGCTGCACGACTGGGGCGTGATCGCCGCCGCCTTCGGCTACATCGGCTTTCTGTTCCTGGTGGCGAGCCATGGCGACCGCCGCTCGGCGGCCGGGCCGCGCCGCGCCTCCGGGCTGATCTACCCGCTGTCGCTGGCAATCTACTGCACCTCCTGGACCTTCTTCGGCTCGGTGGGCTTTGCCACCCGCACCTCGACCGACTTCCTGGCGATCTATGTCGGCCCGATCCTGATGATCGGGCTTGGCGCCGGCGTGCTCCGGCGCGTGATCCAGCTGGCCAAGGCCCACAACATCACCTCGATCGCCGATTTCATCGGCGCGCGCTACGGCAAGAGCCAGGCGGTGGCGGCGACCGTGGCGCTGATCGCCATCATCGGCTCGGTGCCTTACATCGCGCTCCAGCTCAAGGCGGTGGCCTCCTCGCTCGGAACGATCCTGAGCGAAGATCAGGCCTTCTCCCACATCCCGATCCTCGGCGACATGGCGCTGATGGTGACGCTGGCGATGGCGGCCTTCGCGGTGCTGTTCGGCACCCGCCAGACCGACGCCACCGAGCACCAGCACGGCCTGATGCTGGCGGTCGCGACCGAATCCATCATCAAGCTGGTCGCCTTCCTAGCCGCCGGCATCTTCGTCACCTTCTGGATGTTCTCGCCGAACGAATTGATCGAGCGCGCGATGAAGACGCCGGAGGCGGTGCGCGCCATCAACTATTCGCCGTCGATCGGCAACTTTCTCACCATGACGCTGCTGTCGCTGTGCGCGATCATGCTGCTGCCGCGCCAGTTTCACGTCAGCGTGGTGGAAAATTCCTCCGACGCCGAGGTCGGCCGCGCGCGCTGGCTGTTCCCGCTCTATCTCGTCGCCATCAATCTGTTCGTGATCCCGATCGCGCTGGCTGGTCTCGTCACCTTCCCGTTCGGCGCCGCCGACCCCGATATGTACGTGCTGGCCCTGCCGATGGAGGGCGGCGCGGATCTGCTCAGCGTCGCCATCTTCGTCGGCGGACTGTCGGCGGCAACCGCCATGGTGATCGTCGAATGCGTCGCGCTCTCCATCATGGTCTCGAACGACCTCGTGGTGCCCCTGGTGTTGCAACGACGGCCGGAAGGACGCACCGGCGGCGCCGATTTCAGCGATTTCCTGCTGCGCTCGCGGCGGCTTGCGATCTTCGCCATCATGGTGATGGCGTATTTCTACTACCGCGCGCTCGGCAACACCCAGCTCGCCGCGATCGGCCTGTTGTCCTTTGCCGCCATCGCCCAGCTTGCGCCGAGCTTCTTCGGCGGGCTTTTGTGGCGGCGGGCGACGGCACGCGGTGCCATCGGCGGCATGCTGGTCGGTTTCGCCGTGTGGCTCTACACGCTGTTCTTGCCGAGCTTCATGGACACCTCGACATCAGGCATCCTGTGGCTCCAGCACGGCCCGTTCGGAATCGAGGCGCTGCGGCCGCAGGCGCTGTTCGGCGCCGACCTGCCGCCGCTGATGCACGGCGTCATCTGGTCGCTGGCGCTCAACATCCTCACTTATGTGCTCCTCTCGCTGGCGCGCCGGCCGTCCTCCATCGAGCTGGTGCAGGCCGACCTGTTCGTCCCCAACACGCTCGCGCCGATCTCTCCGAGCTTCCGCCGCTGGCGCACCACCGTCACCGTGCAGGACATCCAGACCACGGTAGCGCAATATCTCGGGCCCGACCGCGCCCGCCATTCCTTCGAGGCCTTCTCGGCGCGGCGCAATGTCCGGCTCGAATCCGGCGCGCCCGCCGATTTCGAGCTGTTGCAGCACGCCGAGCACCTGATCGCGTCCTCGATCGGCGCGGCCTCCTCGCGGCTCGTGATGTCGCTGCTGCTGCGCAAGCGCACCGTCTCGGCGAAGGCCGCACTGAAGCTGCTCGACGATTCCCATGCGGCGCTGCATTTCAACCGCGAGATCCTTCAGACCGCGCTCAACCACGTGCGCCAGGGCATCGCGGTGTTCGATGCCGACCTGCAGCTGATCTGCTCCAACCGGCAGTTCGGCGATCTCCTCAACGTTCCCCCGCATTTCATCGCGTTCGGCACGCCGCTTCGCGAAATCCTGGAATTCATCGGCGTCGGCGATCCGGACGACCCGTTCGAGCGCGAGGCCATGCTGGAGCGGCGGCTGGCCGCCTACACCACCGACAGCGAGCCCTATCTCGAACGTCTGCCGGATCGCCACATGGTGATCGAGGTGCTCACCAACCACATGCCTGGCGGCGGCTTCGTCATCACCTTCACCGACGTCACGCCGACGTTCGAGGCGGCGGAAGCGCTGGAGCGTGCCAATGCGACGCTGGAAAAGCGCGTCCGCGACCGCACCGAGGAGCTGACGCGGCTGAACTCGGAGCTGGCGCTGGCCAAGAGCACGGCGGAGGACGCCAGCATCTCCAAGACGCGCTTCCTCGCCGCCGCCAGCCACGACATTCTGCAGCCGTTGAACGCGGCGCGGCTCTACGTCACCAGCCTCGTCGAGCGCCAGCACAACGGCGAGGAGACGCGGCTGGTCGAGAACATCGACGAGTCACTGCAGGCGATCGAGGAGATCCTCGGCGCGCTGCTCGATATCTCCAGGCTCGACGCCGGCGCGATGACGACATCGACCTCGAGCTTCAAGATGGCCGATCTGATGCGCTCGCTGGAGATCGAATTCGCGCCGATCGCCCGCGCCAAGGGCCTGGAGCTCACCTTCGTGCCCTGCTCGCTCCCGGTCGAGTCGGACCGCCTGCTGCTGCGACGCCTGCTCCAGAACCTGATCTCCAACGCGATCAAGTACACCCCGCGCGGACGCGTGCTGGTCGGCTGCCGCCGCCAGGGCCCGTCCCTGAAGATCTGCGTCTACGACACTGGCGTCGGCATCCCGCCGGTCAAGCGCGGCGAGATCTTCAAGGAGTTCCACCGCCTCGAGCAGGGCGCGCGAATCGCACGCGGCCTCGGCCTGGGGCTCTCGATCGTCGAGCGGCTGGCGCGCGTGCTCAAGCACGGCATCGCCATCGACGGCAATAGAAGCGGCGGCTCGGTGTTCTCCGTGACGGTGCCGACGGCGAAGGCGATCACCCACACCGCCGCCGTGACCAGCGCGACGCCGCTGGCGCGCACACCGATCTCGGGCGCGCTGATCGTCTGCATCGAAAACGATGCGGCGATCCTCGACGGCATGCGCACGCTGTTGAAGGCCTGGGACGCCGAGGTGATCGCAGTCGCCGATCCCGAAGGCGCGATCGCCGCGATCGAGACCGCCGGACGAAGCGTCACCGGCCTGCTCGTCGATTATCATCTCGACCGCGGCAACGGCATCGCCGCCATCCGCGACATCCGCCGCCGCTTCGGCGACGGCATTCCCGCGATCCTGATCACCGCCG